In the Leptospira sp. WS4.C2 genome, one interval contains:
- a CDS encoding FAD-dependent oxidoreductase, translating to MIAIVGSGITGLTAAWALKKFKDVTLFEKHPEIGMAAFGAKQIVGGKEVEFDIPFRTIKRDYYPTLFQVYDKAGIQTRAVDYSFRVESNEEAIFGFRSHQLFGIPFGVPTMDSFLSGKGRKIFSDLLKFYANAKEDWKRENPSISILDFLVKYGYSREFIYEFLLPTFALVNTCKTETVGAYPAETIIGYHSRGYSYTPQETASFGTRDIVNRLTANLNNLQLNAGIQKIYKKADKTIIQFANEEKEFEHVILSTQANQAKDLLGEGFDLEKEILNEFRYESSDVVLHTDESYFSNPSVSLVFKIRNTYDKPEVTLDLGRIIPELKGKKIFQTWNPHKLPKESDTLKLAKFERPVMDERTAKAIGRIATLHAKPECNLWLCGSYSLYGIPLLEAGAKSGLLVAARLANQRIDDLIDR from the coding sequence GTGATCGCAATAGTCGGTTCTGGAATTACGGGACTTACTGCAGCCTGGGCTTTAAAAAAATTTAAAGATGTAACTTTATTTGAGAAACATCCTGAAATAGGGATGGCTGCTTTCGGCGCAAAACAAATAGTAGGTGGAAAAGAAGTAGAATTTGATATTCCATTTAGAACGATCAAACGCGACTATTACCCCACTCTTTTTCAGGTCTATGATAAGGCAGGAATCCAAACAAGGGCTGTTGATTATTCGTTTCGAGTTGAGTCGAATGAAGAAGCAATTTTTGGATTTCGTTCTCACCAATTGTTCGGAATTCCTTTTGGTGTTCCGACTATGGATTCATTTTTGTCGGGCAAAGGGCGTAAGATTTTTTCCGATTTATTAAAGTTCTATGCCAATGCAAAGGAAGATTGGAAACGTGAGAACCCCTCAATTTCTATTTTAGACTTTCTTGTAAAATATGGATACTCCCGTGAATTTATTTATGAATTTTTGCTTCCAACTTTTGCACTCGTAAACACTTGTAAGACGGAGACCGTGGGGGCTTACCCTGCAGAAACTATTATCGGATACCACTCCCGAGGTTATTCTTATACCCCACAAGAAACAGCAAGTTTTGGAACAAGAGATATCGTCAATCGTCTTACTGCTAATCTAAATAACTTACAACTGAATGCTGGAATTCAAAAGATCTATAAAAAAGCTGATAAAACTATTATTCAATTTGCAAACGAAGAAAAAGAGTTTGAACATGTAATTCTTTCTACACAGGCAAACCAAGCAAAAGATCTGCTAGGTGAAGGATTCGATTTAGAAAAAGAAATCCTAAATGAGTTTCGTTATGAATCAAGTGACGTGGTTTTACATACAGACGAATCCTATTTTTCTAATCCATCGGTTTCTTTAGTTTTTAAAATCAGAAATACTTATGACAAACCAGAAGTGACTTTGGACTTGGGTAGGATCATTCCAGAACTGAAGGGTAAAAAAATCTTTCAAACATGGAATCCTCACAAACTTCCAAAAGAAAGTGATACCTTAAAATTGGCAAAGTTTGAAAGGCCTGTGATGGATGAAAGGACAGCCAAGGCCATTGGAAGAATTGCAACGTTACACGCTAAACCAGAATGTAATCTTTGGTTATGCGGTTCGTATTCACTCTACGGAATCCCTCTTTTGGAAGCAGGAGCAAAGTCAGGACTACTTGTTGCCGCTAGGTTAGCCAATCAACGGATTGATGATTTAATCGATCGTTAA
- a CDS encoding cyclopropane-fatty-acyl-phospholipid synthase family protein, protein MTPFPFSKSPVSLLPQSPPYYVSNFGYWDGETSYQTAGLRFVSEFAKGCQLAPKAKILEVGSGLGGSLVYWKKKFHPKLLSAINLPGEQSDFAEQLFASNQVAVVPFLKGSWEVMESLPNASYDYVFSLDASYHFQNLPAFYRESYRVLKPGGKFVFTHFQVADKKFKKLWWLYLPFLIPKGNLKQTSETILELKATGFKQIKILDWTKPVLQGFTVDSKNLPTSLKVFAKILDWFVNHLGLTYQYYVFEK, encoded by the coding sequence ATGACACCCTTCCCCTTTTCTAAATCTCCCGTGTCTCTCCTTCCCCAATCACCACCCTACTACGTTTCCAATTTTGGATATTGGGACGGGGAAACCTCTTATCAAACTGCTGGACTTAGGTTTGTATCTGAATTTGCCAAAGGTTGCCAACTGGCGCCTAAAGCAAAAATTTTAGAGGTAGGATCAGGGCTCGGTGGCAGTTTGGTTTATTGGAAAAAGAAGTTTCATCCAAAACTTCTTTCAGCGATCAATCTTCCAGGGGAACAATCAGATTTCGCAGAACAATTGTTTGCTTCCAACCAAGTCGCGGTCGTTCCATTTTTAAAAGGAAGTTGGGAAGTAATGGAATCGTTACCGAATGCAAGTTATGATTATGTATTCTCTTTAGATGCATCTTATCACTTCCAAAACCTTCCTGCATTTTATAGAGAGAGTTACCGAGTTTTAAAACCCGGCGGAAAGTTTGTATTTACTCATTTTCAAGTTGCAGATAAAAAATTTAAAAAACTTTGGTGGCTTTACCTACCCTTTCTTATCCCGAAGGGAAATCTAAAACAAACATCAGAGACTATTTTGGAATTAAAAGCCACCGGATTCAAACAAATCAAAATCCTAGATTGGACAAAACCTGTCCTCCAAGGATTTACCGTCGATTCCAAAAACTTACCAACTTCCCTAAAGGTATTTGCTAAGATTTTAGATTGGTTTGTGAATCATTTAGGACTTACATACCAATATTATGTTTTTGAAAAATAA
- a CDS encoding metal-sensitive transcriptional regulator yields the protein MSLSENQTKLIHRINRIQGQLEAIKNTITTEEKDCEKAILLLKAAHQAMKKFGEAYIHEYMDTCFKEKKSNQSIETDVKKAITAAFSL from the coding sequence ATGAGCCTTTCGGAAAACCAAACTAAACTGATCCACCGTATCAATCGAATCCAGGGACAGCTGGAAGCAATCAAGAATACAATCACAACGGAAGAAAAAGACTGCGAAAAAGCAATCCTACTCTTAAAAGCAGCCCACCAGGCCATGAAAAAATTTGGGGAGGCCTACATCCACGAGTATATGGATACCTGTTTTAAAGAAAAAAAGTCCAACCAAAGTATCGAAACTGACGTAAAAAAAGCAATTACTGCCGCATTCTCACTTTAA
- a CDS encoding succinate CoA transferase encodes MAVTNSLIEEKLKTAEEVAALLPRNVTLGCSGFTPAGYPKLIPVAFAKRIEDEKKLGKEFSINLYAGASTGEELDGALAKTGALKLRIPYQSNSHLRNLINQGETDFIDMHLSHVVKYIEHGILPKIDAAVVEAIDVTTDGKIYLSTSSGMSATYIQNAESVYIELTDTHPLELKGYHDIYLPNHHERGLPINILTPGDRIGLPYIQVPPDKIKGIVRSNKPDAATVFKTPDEDCQNIAAHVLSFIQHEIKMGRIPKEYLPYQNGVGNIANAVLASMAKDPNFHSIQMYTEVVQDSVFDLIDAGKLEIASTSALTFSEKGLKRFHENINEWKSKFVIRPQEISNHPEVIRRMGLIAMNTAIEVDIYGNVNSTHVMGTSMMNGIGGSGDFTRNSHLCIFMTPSLAKEGNISAVVPMVSHTDHNEHSTMIFVTEQGLADLRGCPPKKRAELIINNCAHPIYRDKLREYYENALRVSKGKHTPHDLEKALSWHVQFLKTGSMK; translated from the coding sequence ATGGCCGTTACTAACTCATTAATTGAAGAAAAACTTAAAACAGCAGAAGAAGTGGCAGCCTTATTGCCTAGGAATGTGACTCTCGGATGTTCTGGATTTACGCCGGCGGGTTATCCAAAACTCATTCCTGTCGCATTTGCCAAACGAATTGAAGATGAAAAAAAGTTGGGAAAAGAATTCTCAATCAATCTGTATGCGGGTGCCTCCACAGGAGAAGAATTGGATGGTGCTTTGGCAAAAACAGGTGCTCTTAAATTAAGGATCCCTTACCAATCCAATTCCCACCTTCGTAATCTCATCAACCAAGGCGAAACCGATTTCATAGATATGCATTTATCGCATGTCGTAAAATATATCGAACATGGAATCTTACCAAAAATTGATGCCGCCGTTGTGGAAGCCATTGATGTTACAACTGATGGTAAGATTTATCTATCCACATCGTCTGGAATGAGTGCCACTTACATTCAAAATGCGGAATCCGTCTATATTGAGTTAACCGATACCCATCCTTTAGAATTAAAAGGATATCATGATATCTATCTTCCCAATCACCACGAAAGGGGACTTCCCATCAATATTCTCACACCAGGGGACAGGATAGGCCTTCCTTATATCCAAGTTCCTCCTGATAAAATCAAAGGTATCGTGCGTTCAAACAAACCAGATGCGGCAACAGTTTTCAAAACACCTGATGAAGATTGCCAAAACATCGCAGCCCATGTTTTATCGTTTATTCAACATGAAATCAAAATGGGGAGAATTCCCAAAGAATATCTACCTTATCAAAATGGAGTTGGAAACATTGCCAATGCCGTGCTTGCTAGTATGGCAAAAGATCCCAACTTTCATTCCATTCAAATGTATACTGAAGTGGTCCAAGATTCTGTATTCGATTTGATTGATGCTGGAAAACTAGAGATAGCATCCACATCTGCTTTAACTTTTTCAGAAAAGGGACTGAAACGTTTTCATGAAAACATTAACGAATGGAAATCGAAGTTTGTCATTCGTCCACAAGAGATTTCAAACCATCCAGAAGTCATTAGACGTATGGGCCTTATTGCTATGAACACTGCCATTGAAGTAGATATTTATGGAAACGTAAATTCTACTCACGTGATGGGAACTTCGATGATGAATGGGATTGGCGGTTCAGGTGATTTCACAAGAAACTCTCATTTGTGTATTTTTATGACACCTTCACTCGCAAAAGAAGGAAATATTTCTGCAGTGGTTCCAATGGTGTCACATACAGATCATAATGAACATTCAACAATGATATTTGTTACGGAACAAGGGTTAGCTGACCTTCGGGGATGTCCTCCTAAAAAACGGGCTGAACTCATCATTAACAACTGCGCTCATCCTATTTATAGAGACAAACTCCGTGAATACTATGAAAACGCTCTTCGTGTTTCCAAAGGAAAACATACTCCTCATGATTTAGAAAAAGCACTTTCTTGGCATGTCCAATTTTTAAAAACAGGAAGTATGAAGTGA
- a CDS encoding TolC family protein codes for MKFIISILLLVGPMALFAEGVGFENLWKRIEENSSARKSKYLEWKAGEIARDRSDKHWLPRVYTDLRTFQTNDPTLNFMGKLSQRSATDSDFSTASTRYRPGNFLDSNNQPYSTLNSDTMNLFAKDTLNHPGSHTYSRGTLGMDLPLYEGGSGKTLAAMNEKRSVGLKFEWLAVRDREFAQTGFYYRAIQTLNEYKRRLEQIKKIESRFQSNYSLGNKGNPVGYAGYLALKSIKNQIAVLEKQSDLQINDYKETLFVLSDLPPSELEIIESDLNVFLDTHFKRPTGYERSNQMNAQIKYAEGEKLKSEMEMAKFLPKIGAYSEAYGYQGSRNTANAYQAGVYLQMNLYNPKDMGVVEESKLNAEAALKKIEEKTKEEEAHVKSLFQKEISLKESLELVKETVKYQDEQIVNMQRLFQSGAINAIQFAETLNKSLELSRVLMETEIAVLQVRTETSLFSNKEESNESIGRN; via the coding sequence ATGAAATTTATCATTAGCATTTTGCTTTTGGTCGGTCCGATGGCTCTCTTTGCGGAGGGCGTCGGATTTGAAAACCTATGGAAACGAATCGAAGAGAATTCTTCAGCAAGAAAATCTAAATATTTGGAATGGAAAGCGGGAGAAATTGCAAGGGATCGGTCCGACAAACACTGGTTACCTAGAGTTTATACAGACTTACGCACTTTTCAAACCAATGATCCCACACTCAATTTTATGGGAAAACTTAGCCAAAGGAGTGCTACCGACTCTGATTTTTCCACAGCATCTACGAGATACAGGCCAGGAAACTTTTTAGATTCGAATAACCAACCTTATTCCACTCTGAATTCTGATACAATGAATCTGTTCGCCAAAGATACACTCAATCATCCAGGAAGTCATACTTATTCTCGGGGAACACTCGGTATGGATTTACCTCTGTATGAAGGTGGTTCCGGAAAGACACTAGCGGCAATGAATGAAAAAAGATCTGTGGGTCTTAAGTTTGAATGGCTTGCTGTCCGAGATAGAGAATTTGCTCAAACTGGATTTTACTACAGGGCCATACAAACGTTAAATGAATACAAACGTAGGTTGGAACAAATTAAAAAAATTGAATCCAGATTCCAATCTAACTACTCTCTTGGGAATAAGGGAAATCCAGTTGGGTATGCAGGTTACTTAGCTTTAAAATCCATAAAAAACCAAATCGCCGTTCTTGAAAAACAATCAGATCTACAAATTAACGACTACAAAGAAACATTATTTGTTCTCTCAGACCTCCCTCCTTCTGAGTTAGAAATTATTGAATCAGATTTGAATGTATTTTTGGACACTCATTTCAAACGCCCCACAGGATACGAAAGATCCAATCAAATGAATGCACAAATCAAATATGCTGAAGGGGAAAAACTCAAGAGCGAAATGGAAATGGCAAAGTTTTTACCAAAGATTGGTGCTTATTCAGAAGCTTACGGGTATCAAGGAAGTCGTAATACAGCTAACGCCTACCAAGCGGGGGTGTATCTGCAAATGAATCTTTATAATCCCAAGGATATGGGAGTTGTGGAAGAATCCAAACTCAATGCAGAAGCAGCCCTTAAAAAAATAGAAGAAAAAACTAAGGAAGAAGAAGCTCACGTAAAATCTCTTTTCCAAAAGGAAATTTCGCTGAAGGAAAGTCTTGAACTTGTAAAAGAAACCGTAAAATACCAAGACGAACAGATTGTGAATATGCAGAGATTGTTTCAAAGTGGTGCGATCAATGCTATCCAATTTGCTGAAACACTCAATAAATCTTTAGAGCTCTCTCGTGTTTTAATGGAAACGGAGATTGCCGTTCTACAAGTCAGAACAGAAACATCATTATTTTCAAATAAGGAAGAATCAAATGAATCCATTGGAAGAAATTAG
- a CDS encoding efflux RND transporter permease subunit translates to MNPLEEIRKGFAGRLAETFLHSRLTPVIAVASLVLGLFAVYLTPKEEEPQISVPMIDIQIPAPGFSPEETERKVTEAVERAVWGLEGVEYVYSTSKWHGSYITVRFKVGEPIEPSLVKIHHKLMEVKNSLPQTTLSPIVKSYSIDDVPFLALSFSAETMNDYELRQIVAPLARELSSTPDLASVQMLGGLKKVVRVKVDPNLLSRYGVTAMEVAMSLKQNDALIPAGKNWSSDSVMDIEVGGVLKKISDVKRLPVAQRGGRVVRIQDLAVVEEGPEERTRSSALYDKSLGEGKRNAVTIVFAKRKGTNVVNLSKDLLERANLFQKDLPKEIRLSVIRDYGSTAEDKSHELIEHLLIATISVTVLIALWMGWRSALVVAIAIPVTLALTLAIYYFLGYTLNRVTLFALIFSIGILVDDAIVVVENIERHLEENPKLGIIRATLVAVSEVGNPTILATFTVIAAILPMAFVRGLMGPYMKPIPVGASLAMILSLIVAFVITPWASVRLLKENHTHAENGTGEHKISKLDQIYIQFMNWLLGFKKNATVFGAVTIGLLLVSMAFVGFKWVKVKMLPFDNKEEFQVLLDYEPKTTLNQSMARSEELTKILLKNPNVEKIQIFAGEAAPFSFSGMVKHSFLRNLDSMNDLQIILKNKNDRKESSHEIIESLRSDIRKFGDRYGVVTKVLEIPPGPPVMATMVAEVYGPTASVRKQVTEEIYNVFREEPSVVDLDTSLRNGRPKMVYPIDFEKSGLYGIKTSALAYTGSILFSESPLVSLATAEEPEEVSVNLSMIQSARGSKNPFQNQNIMSMESGVVSSERVLGNPYKEEDRALFRKNLKPVNYVMSELSGAEEAPVYGMLKLAPKIKYQTQTADVPWNTREPVIKWDGEWFITYEVFRDLGGAFAVVILLIYVLVLGWFKSYTVPLVIMAPIPISLIGILPGHWVMGAYFTATSMIGFIAGAGIIVRNSIILVDFIEGEIKKGVPLKEAVVHAGVVRFRPMLLTASAVVVGSFVMLFDPIFQGLAISLMFGEIAATVLSRFAVPVLYYWFIGKSRQGVIKHG, encoded by the coding sequence ATGAATCCATTGGAAGAAATTAGAAAAGGATTTGCAGGAAGGCTTGCCGAGACTTTCCTGCATTCGCGTCTCACTCCCGTCATTGCGGTTGCAAGTTTGGTGCTTGGTTTGTTTGCCGTATACCTAACACCAAAAGAAGAAGAACCACAAATTTCGGTTCCTATGATTGATATCCAGATTCCTGCTCCTGGATTTTCTCCTGAAGAAACGGAACGCAAAGTCACAGAAGCTGTAGAACGTGCCGTTTGGGGATTGGAAGGAGTCGAATATGTTTATTCCACAAGTAAATGGCATGGAAGTTATATCACGGTTCGATTTAAAGTGGGAGAGCCTATCGAGCCTTCACTCGTAAAGATCCACCATAAATTGATGGAAGTAAAGAACTCTCTTCCACAGACCACACTAAGTCCCATCGTTAAGTCTTATTCTATTGACGATGTTCCCTTTCTTGCCTTGAGTTTCAGTGCAGAAACAATGAATGATTATGAGTTGCGCCAAATTGTTGCACCTCTGGCTCGTGAATTATCTTCCACTCCTGATTTAGCAAGTGTGCAAATGTTAGGTGGACTTAAAAAAGTGGTACGCGTTAAGGTGGACCCAAATCTTCTTAGCCGCTACGGAGTAACAGCCATGGAAGTAGCGATGAGTTTAAAACAGAACGATGCGCTCATCCCTGCTGGGAAAAATTGGTCATCCGATTCTGTGATGGATATCGAAGTAGGTGGTGTACTTAAAAAAATATCAGATGTCAAACGCCTTCCTGTTGCACAACGCGGGGGACGAGTGGTTCGTATCCAAGACTTAGCCGTCGTAGAAGAGGGGCCAGAAGAAAGAACCAGATCTTCTGCACTCTATGACAAATCTCTTGGAGAAGGAAAACGGAATGCGGTCACCATCGTATTTGCCAAACGAAAAGGTACAAATGTTGTCAATTTATCTAAGGATCTATTGGAAAGAGCCAATCTTTTTCAAAAAGATTTGCCAAAAGAAATTCGTTTGAGTGTGATTCGTGACTATGGAAGTACAGCCGAAGACAAATCTCATGAGTTAATCGAACACCTTCTTATTGCGACCATTTCAGTGACAGTTCTTATTGCATTATGGATGGGTTGGCGTTCCGCCCTCGTTGTTGCCATCGCCATCCCCGTCACATTGGCACTGACTTTAGCAATTTACTATTTTCTTGGGTATACACTGAACCGCGTGACTCTATTTGCTTTGATCTTTTCAATTGGGATCTTAGTGGATGATGCGATTGTAGTTGTAGAAAACATTGAACGGCATTTGGAAGAGAATCCAAAGTTAGGAATCATTCGTGCCACTCTCGTTGCTGTTTCAGAAGTGGGAAATCCGACTATCCTTGCTACCTTTACTGTGATTGCTGCTATTTTGCCGATGGCTTTTGTTCGAGGGCTTATGGGTCCTTATATGAAACCAATTCCTGTAGGGGCAAGCCTTGCGATGATCCTTTCCCTCATTGTTGCTTTTGTCATCACACCTTGGGCCTCTGTTCGACTTTTGAAAGAGAACCATACTCATGCGGAGAACGGAACAGGTGAACATAAAATCTCCAAACTAGACCAAATTTATATTCAATTTATGAATTGGTTACTTGGTTTCAAAAAGAATGCGACTGTATTCGGTGCGGTAACCATAGGATTGTTACTGGTTTCCATGGCTTTTGTTGGGTTTAAGTGGGTGAAGGTAAAAATGTTACCCTTTGACAACAAAGAAGAATTTCAGGTGCTACTTGATTACGAACCAAAAACAACACTTAATCAAAGTATGGCGCGTTCAGAAGAACTCACAAAAATTCTTCTGAAGAATCCCAATGTAGAGAAAATTCAAATCTTTGCTGGGGAAGCTGCTCCTTTTTCCTTTTCAGGTATGGTAAAACATTCCTTTCTTCGAAACTTAGATTCTATGAATGATTTACAAATCATTTTAAAGAATAAAAACGATCGCAAAGAATCCAGTCATGAGATTATAGAATCTTTACGATCCGACATACGAAAGTTTGGTGATCGTTATGGAGTAGTGACCAAAGTGTTAGAAATCCCACCTGGACCACCGGTGATGGCAACGATGGTAGCAGAAGTATATGGCCCAACAGCTTCTGTGAGAAAACAAGTGACCGAAGAAATATACAATGTATTTCGGGAAGAACCAAGTGTTGTGGATTTGGATACATCTCTTCGTAATGGTCGTCCAAAGATGGTGTATCCCATTGATTTTGAAAAATCTGGACTTTATGGAATCAAAACTTCTGCTTTGGCTTATACAGGTTCTATTCTTTTCTCGGAGTCCCCGCTGGTCAGTTTAGCAACCGCGGAGGAACCGGAAGAAGTATCAGTGAATCTTTCTATGATCCAGAGTGCCCGTGGTTCCAAAAATCCTTTCCAAAACCAAAACATCATGTCCATGGAGTCAGGTGTTGTTTCCTCGGAGCGCGTCTTAGGAAATCCATACAAAGAAGAAGACAGAGCTCTTTTTCGAAAGAATTTAAAACCAGTCAACTATGTGATGAGCGAACTTTCTGGTGCAGAAGAAGCTCCTGTTTATGGAATGCTCAAGCTCGCACCAAAAATCAAATACCAAACACAAACAGCCGACGTTCCTTGGAATACAAGAGAACCGGTGATTAAATGGGACGGGGAATGGTTTATCACCTATGAAGTATTCCGCGATCTTGGTGGTGCCTTTGCGGTTGTGATCCTTCTCATTTATGTTTTGGTCTTAGGTTGGTTTAAAAGTTATACAGTCCCCCTTGTGATTATGGCCCCGATTCCTATTTCCCTCATTGGAATTTTGCCGGGCCACTGGGTGATGGGAGCTTATTTTACCGCCACATCGATGATTGGGTTTATCGCGGGAGCTGGGATCATTGTTCGAAACTCGATCATCCTAGTTGATTTTATCGAAGGAGAAATCAAAAAAGGTGTCCCTCTCAAAGAAGCCGTAGTTCATGCGGGAGTGGTTCGGTTTCGACCCATGTTACTCACTGCTTCTGCCGTTGTGGTGGGATCCTTTGTGATGTTATTCGATCCTATTTTTCAGGGTCTTGCCATCTCACTGATGTTTGGTGAAATAGCAGCAACTGTTCTTAGTCGGTTTGCTGTTCCTGTTTTATACTACTGGTTTATTGGGAAATCTAGGCAGGGTGTCATCAAACACGGATAA
- a CDS encoding YgaP-like transmembrane domain, which produces MFLASTKTWYLERVVYFIAGLFSLVGVSLGTFVSPWGYLLNLLVGVNLVVFSTIGFCPMAILLNKLGFQPKVRD; this is translated from the coding sequence ATGTTTCTAGCTTCAACAAAAACTTGGTATTTGGAACGAGTGGTTTATTTCATCGCTGGGCTTTTTAGTCTGGTAGGAGTTTCACTCGGAACCTTTGTTTCACCTTGGGGGTATCTTTTGAACCTACTTGTGGGTGTTAACTTGGTTGTTTTTTCAACCATTGGTTTTTGTCCGATGGCAATTCTTCTGAACAAACTTGGTTTTCAACCAAAGGTGAGGGATTAA